The Pseudomonas fluorescens genome segment TTCAACAGTGATGGTGACTGACATGACCCTTTCGCGAGCAAGCCCGCTCCCACAAGGGGATTTTTGTGTCGCTGTTAATGTTGGTGTGCGTGGCAGTCGTTGATCGCGGCGCGTTCGGTGCCGCCGAGAATGTTGAACAACAGGTTCAGCGTCAGAGCGCTGAGGGTGGCCATGGCGATCCCGCTGTGGGTGATCGGACTCATCCACAACGGCAGGTGGGCGAAGAACTCCGGACGCACTACCGGGATCAGGCCCATGCCGATGCTCACGGCTACCAGCAATTGATTGCGACGGTCACCAATGTCGGCTTCCTGCAGGATCTTGATACCGGTAGCCGCGACCATGCCGAACATCGCAATCGCCGCACCGCCGAGTACTGCCGGTGGAATCGACGCCACCAGGAACGCCGCTTTCGGCAGCAGGCTCAGGACGATCAGCAAACCGCCGGCGACGATGGTCACCGAACGGCAGCGCACACCGGTCATCTGCACCAAGCCAATGTTCTGCGCGAAGGAGGAGTGGGTGAAGGTGTTGAAGAATCCGGCGAAGAACGACGCGCCGGCATCACACAGCAAGCCCCGGCGCAGCATGCGCGGACAGACTTCCTGGCCGGTGATCTTGCCCAGCGCGAGGAACATCCCGGTGGACTCGACAAAGATGATCACCACCACCAGGCACATCGACAGGATCGGTGCCAGTTCGAACTTCGGCATGCCGAAATGCAGCGGGGTGACGAACTGAACCCATGGCGCACTGGCCATGCCGCTCAGGTCGACCATGCCGATGGCGCCGCAGAGCACGTAGCCCAGGCACATGCCGATCAGCACGGAAATATTGACCCAGAAACCGCGCATGAAGCGGTGGATCAACAGAATGGTGGCCAGCACCAGTGCGGCGATGGCCAGGTAAATCGGTGAACCGAATTGAGCGGCGCCAGCGCCGCCACCGGCCCAGTTCACGGCCACGGGGAACAGTGACAAACCGATCGAGGTGATGACCGTGCCGGTCACCAGGGGCGGGAAGAAGCGCACAACTTTGGACATGAACGGCGCGATGATCATGCCGAAGAACCCGGCGGCGATGGTGGCGCCGAAGATTCCCTGCAGACCGATGCCGGGCATGCCGGCCATGGCGACCATGCTGCCGACGGCGGCGAAACTGGCGCCCATCATCACCGGCATGCGAATGCCCATCGGGCCGATCCCCAGGGACTGCACAATGGTGGCGATGCCGGCGACCAGCAGGTCGGCGTTGATCAGGAAGGCGATTTCTTCACGACTCAGGCCAGCGGCCTGTCCAATGATCAGCGGTACCGCGATGGCGCCGCCGTACATCAGCAGTACATGTTGCAAACCGACCAGGATCAGTTGCAAAAGGGGCAAACGCTGAATGGCGGGTGCGTCGGGGATGCGCGCTTTGGACAGCTCGGACATGCAACACCTCGGATCTTTTTTATTCTTGTGATTGAACAGCTGCCGGGTTGCTCACAGCTGTCCTTTTGCATCAGGTAAACCGCGTTGCGGCTAATCGCAGGCAAGCCAGCTCCCACGGGATTGTGTGAATCCCTGTGGGAGCGGGCTTGCCCGCGATGCTTTTATTGCTTAGTTGGTCCGGGCTCCCTGGGCGATCCATGCACCGATCAGGTCACGTTCCTGCTGGGTCATCTGCGTGATGTTGCCCAGTGGCATGATCTGCGTGGTGATGGCTTGCGCCTGGATCCGCGCCGCGTTCTGGCGGATCTGCTCGGGGGTGTCGAACATCACACCGGCCGGTGCCGCGCTGAACAGCGGGCTGGTCGGTTTGGCCGAATGGCAGACCGCGCAGCGTTCCTGGATCACGTTGTGCACCTTGTCGAACGCAGGACCGGTGTTGGACGCCTGAGCCGG includes the following:
- a CDS encoding nucleobase:cation symporter-2 family protein, with product MSELSKARIPDAPAIQRLPLLQLILVGLQHVLLMYGGAIAVPLIIGQAAGLSREEIAFLINADLLVAGIATIVQSLGIGPMGIRMPVMMGASFAAVGSMVAMAGMPGIGLQGIFGATIAAGFFGMIIAPFMSKVVRFFPPLVTGTVITSIGLSLFPVAVNWAGGGAGAAQFGSPIYLAIAALVLATILLIHRFMRGFWVNISVLIGMCLGYVLCGAIGMVDLSGMASAPWVQFVTPLHFGMPKFELAPILSMCLVVVIIFVESTGMFLALGKITGQEVCPRMLRRGLLCDAGASFFAGFFNTFTHSSFAQNIGLVQMTGVRCRSVTIVAGGLLIVLSLLPKAAFLVASIPPAVLGGAAIAMFGMVAATGIKILQEADIGDRRNQLLVAVSIGMGLIPVVRPEFFAHLPLWMSPITHSGIAMATLSALTLNLLFNILGGTERAAINDCHAHQH